The Pantoea vagans genome contains the following window.
GTGCGCCGCATCGCCCAGCAGCGCCACACGGCCTTTAACAAAACGGCTAAAGGGTTCGATATCGTGAATTTCCACGCGGTTAGTGGTGTCTGGATTGATGTTGTCTATCAGGCGTTGCACCGGTTCGGCCCAGCCCTGGAAGTAACCGCGCAGATCGTTTTTGAGTGTCGAACGATCTTCTGGCAGGCCTTTAGGCAAGGGCACATCAAAGAAGAAGTAGAAGCGGTTATCGCTGACCGGCATCAGAGAAACACGTTTACCTTCGCCCACAAAGGTCGTCCATTGGTCGGCCGGGGCGATGCTTTCATCGATGGTCACCAAGCCGTTCCAGTTAACATAGCCAGCATAGCGGCGCTCAACGCTTTCACCCAATACATAGTGGCGGATCACTGAATGCGTGCCATCGGCAGCGATCAGGAAGTCGCCACTGGTTTGCGTGCCATCATCAAACCAAGCGGTAACACCGGTATCGGTTTGCTCGACTTGTGTGACGCGTTTGCCAAATTGAATGCGCGAACGGCCATAGGTATCAATCAGCATCGCCTGCAGCTCAGCGCGTGCCACCGGGTAAGGGTATTCACCCACCTGTTGCACCAGTGGCGTCATACTGAAGCGGGTCAGGGTGTTACCGCTGTGTCCATCGTTGTAGGCCATGAATGCCATGTTGCCGCCTAGTGCGCGCAACGGCTCTTTCATACCCAGTGCATTCAGGCACTTTACGCCATTTGGCCAGATTGAGATGGCGGCACCGACAGGTTTCATCTCTTTAACTGCTTCAAATACCGCCGTCTCAAATCCCGCTTTCTCCAGCGCTATCGTCGCGCTCATGCCACCGATACCCGCTCCAATTACAATCGCTTTCATCACCGTCTCCTTTGTCTACAGGTAAATCCGTGCAACTTTTGTACCAACGAATGCGTTTGGAGTTATATGGATTAACTCAATGATAAATATGCTTTAATGCAAACGACGTTCAGTTGAGTGCGCACTGTAATGGAGCAATGTCATGCACCTAAAAAGCGCTTTCCGCGACTTTGTCTGAATCGAAAGTTTCACCATGGTATTTGTTCGGGGAGGCGTCATACTCTTTAGATCGTTTCGATGAGGAGTTCACCATGAAGTGGATAATGGCCTTTACCTTATTTTTGAGCGTCAGCGCCCTGGCACAAAGCCAGTGGCAGCCCGAACGTAAAGCACCGGTGGCACAACTGACGCCCGTAGCAGCGAAATGTGATCTCTCTGCGTGTCAACAGAACTGTTACGTGCAGCAATCACAGTGCAAAAACGATAACGGCGGCGGTTGTGGCTCGCTGGCACAAATTTGCGTACAAAACTGTTCAAATCAGTGCAAGTGATTGAAATAAATCTGTCATAACAGGGTGCTAGCGTATTTCCCCGGCAAGGTAATGTTCTGATAACAGGGGAAAATAATGAAAACCCGCTACACACTGATTGCAACGGTTTTACTGCTGGCTCAGCAGGCACACGCGACGACACTGCCACAAGTCGCCGCACTGGCAGCGCAGACATCTACCGGTGCGACACCGGGTTACACCCAGCTTGAGCAGCAGTCGCTGCAGGCGGAGCGCAAATATCTGCAAGGTGACAGCGCCACGCTCAAACGTGATTTGCTGGAAAAAGCCAAGCAAACCAGCACGCAAGCCGATAAAGCCTGGCTGAAAAGCAGTGGCTATGATTTCAATGCTAAGCAGAACCAGCAGGCTGGCATCGCACTGCTGTCGGGATTTAGCACCTTGCCAGCCAGCGTACTGGACGCCAGTCGCGCCACCGTGACCAGCATCAACCTCAACGCCACACAGAATGTGCGTCACCAGGCGTTGCAGGATGCTGAAGCCATCAGCAGCCTCTATTTCCTGTCTGATGCCATGGGGCCACGCCTCGGCAAAGCATTCCTGGCAGCCTATGATAAAGGCGAAATCGGCAAAGCCGCTGCGCTGATCAAAGCCAGTGAAGTCAGCACCAGCGCCGCCAAAAAACATTTTAATTATCCTCGTCCCTTCTTACACGAAGGCAACACTATCCATTTGGTACCCGATGACGTCGTGGTGAAAGACAATGTGCGCTATACCGCTGACGGCGGATCCTTCCCCAGCGGCCATACCAACACCGGCTATACCGATGCCTTATTAATGGCCGAAATGGTGCCAGAACGTTTTGAAGCGCTGGTGACACGTGGTGCACGCTATGGTTATTCGCGTCTGGTATTGGGTGTGCATTACCCACTGGATGTGATGGGTTCACGTATGGTGGCAGAGCGCAACGTGGCCACTTACCTCAACGATGCCCGTTACCAGGTACTGTTCAAAGAAGCGCGTGACCAATTGCGCACCGCACTGGAGAAAGAGTGTGGCACCTCGCTGGCTGAATGTGCTCGCACAGCGGGTAAAGATGATCCGTATCGTTCGCCAGACATGAAGACGTTCTATCGCTTCACCATGAGCTATAACCTGCCAAAAGCGGATGTGAAAAACACGCCGGTACAGGTTCCGCAAGGTGCGGAGATTTTGCTGAAAACCGCCATGCCGCATCTGTCTGATGCTCAGATCCGCAACCTGATGGTGAAAACGGCGCTGCCAAACGGTTATCCGTTGTCGGGCAATACTGAGCAATCCTTCTGGCAGCGTGTGGACCTCACCGCAGCCTACGCGATGGCGAAATAATGCTTACAGGGCGTGCCTGGCGCGCCCTGAGTCTATTCTTTGATACGGCGATCGATGGTGAAAGGTGTTGATGTGGCGTGTGCGATGATGTCCGCCGCAGAGGGATGATCGGGGTTGAATAGGGCGTTATCTTCTCCGGTTAAAATACTCGGCACGGTCATCAGCAGCGGATAGCCACTTTCCAGATTGAGAAAGGCCGCGCCGATGGCTTGTGTCGCTTCCTGTTGCTGATACTTCTCCCAGCCTCGCGGCAGTTTGCTGCTATCCAGCGCAATGATTTCACTCTCTGGGATCGTCAGGGTGAAGATCACAAATCGATTCTGTTCCAGCAGTGTTTTGCCTGCATGCACCACCGTTTCCAGCAATGCTAACGCTCTGGAACTGCTGAGGTAGACCGCTTTGGTACCCGGTGGATTCCAGCGGCCGCCCCATTTTTCCGCGCCATAACCGTTAAATGCCTGGCTTACATATTCTTCTTTCACTAAACGATAAAACATACTTGTTGATTCAGCCGGTTCCTTCCGTTGTGGCATTACACAATCACTCCATGTTCCAGGCGACCCGTCAAGGTGAGTATGGCGTCGCAACCTGCTGGCGTGCTCAGCATTTCCATGGGTTGCGCCCCATCCAGCGCCAGTGCGGGTTGATACATCCACTGCATCGCCACTTCGGGATCGCCGCCAAACAGGTGAATGACGGCATCCAATACTTCAAATACCTGATAGATGCGCGCGCCCTGGTCAACGGAAAGTTGGCTGCCGGATTTCTCACGCCGACGATAGGTATTACGATCAATAGACACCATTTGTGCCACATCAATCGGTGTCGCTTTAAGAATTGTTGCGGCGCGCACCACAATACCGACATCAATTCCTTCGGTAATGAGCTTATGTGCCTGCAATCGGTTTCGGGGAAGCCCCATTTGATCCATAAATGACGGGTCAGCATGGGGGATCAGCGAAGGGTCAAACACACGCGCGCCACGAGTATGATTGAGTGCAGATGTCATAGACATGTAACCTCCTGACGATGTTCACTTGAACATTGTAATGCATCAAGTGTACATCAGTTCGCGTGACTTGTCATTTTTTGAGCAGCCTGAAGTCAATCAACAATGAAAAGTTTGGCACCCTGGCGAGTAGAAGATTGATGCGCCTCGGCGTTATCCGCCACCTGATAGCTGACACCTGGCGTCAGGGTGAAGGTGCGACCATCTTCCAGTTCTGTCACCATTTCACCTTCCAGGCACAGCAGAATGTGGCCTTTGCTGCACCAGTGGTCAGCAACATACCCGGCGGAATACTCGACCATGCGCACGCGAATGTCGCCAAAGCGTTGTGTGCGCCACAGGGCATAGCCTACGTCGCCGGGGTGGGTTTCGGTTTCGATGGCGCTCCAGTCGGTAATACCAAACGGCAGTTGATTGATTTGCACGGGATATCCTTATTGCGTTGACGAAACAGCCACTATTACCACTCGGCTGAAAATAAACCAGTAAAATCAGCCAACTTCGCGCCACATTTCGCTCATCGCCAGTTCGAGCTTTTTAAATATCCGATACCGAGCATCGTGAAAGGCAAAACGTTCAGATCTGGGCAATAGTTCGCCGGGCGTAATCTGTACCGCTTGTTTTACCGCAGCGGCCAGATTGGGCCAAACGCCGACACCCACACCAGCGCAGAGTGCGGCGCCTAAAGCACCGGTTTCTTTGCACTCGGCTACACGAATGGGAATACCCAGCACATCGGCAAACATCTGTGGCCAGATGCAACTGCGTGCCGCACCGCCCGAGAGCGTCGCGTGGGTGAAAGGAATGCCTGCTGCCCGTAAGCGGTCGATGTGCGCCCGATGCGCAAACGTCACGCCTTCAAACAGCGCAAACAGCATATCTGCGCGGGTGTGCCAGCCGCCCAGACCGTAAAAACCGGCTTTGGCAGGTTCAGATTTGCGACCAGAGTAGAGGTAGGGGTGATAGAGCGGCAGCTGCGCATTCAGCTCGACATGCGCGACCGTGTCACTGCTGCGGGCCGCGCCTTGACCGCTGCGGCCATCGTCGAATTCACGTAGAAACCAGTCCAGATTGGCGGCCGAGGTGGCGCTGGCCTCAATGGCCATAAAGCGGTCTTTTTCGATGATCGAATTCATAAACACCGGGCGCAGATAATCAGGTTTATCGACCACCACCTGATTGATGCTCCAGGTGCCCGCCACTATCGAGGCGTCACCGGTTCGCACCACGCCTGAACCAATGGCGCTGGCTACCACATCAAAAATACCCGCCACCACCGGAATACCCGCCGGTAACCCGGTCAGTTGCGATGCGCGAT
Protein-coding sequences here:
- the hpxO gene encoding FAD-dependent urate hydroxylase HpxO; the encoded protein is MKAIVIGAGIGGMSATIALEKAGFETAVFEAVKEMKPVGAAISIWPNGVKCLNALGMKEPLRALGGNMAFMAYNDGHSGNTLTRFSMTPLVQQVGEYPYPVARAELQAMLIDTYGRSRIQFGKRVTQVEQTDTGVTAWFDDGTQTSGDFLIAADGTHSVIRHYVLGESVERRYAGYVNWNGLVTIDESIAPADQWTTFVGEGKRVSLMPVSDNRFYFFFDVPLPKGLPEDRSTLKNDLRGYFQGWAEPVQRLIDNINPDTTNRVEIHDIEPFSRFVKGRVALLGDAAHSTTPDIGQGGCAAMEDAVVLAQTLASHSLGIEDALLRYEARRVERTKDLVLKARKRCDVTHAKDAEVTAAWYADLKNETGERVLAGMCDTIEGGPLG
- a CDS encoding acid phosphatase translates to MKTRYTLIATVLLLAQQAHATTLPQVAALAAQTSTGATPGYTQLEQQSLQAERKYLQGDSATLKRDLLEKAKQTSTQADKAWLKSSGYDFNAKQNQQAGIALLSGFSTLPASVLDASRATVTSINLNATQNVRHQALQDAEAISSLYFLSDAMGPRLGKAFLAAYDKGEIGKAAALIKASEVSTSAAKKHFNYPRPFLHEGNTIHLVPDDVVVKDNVRYTADGGSFPSGHTNTGYTDALLMAEMVPERFEALVTRGARYGYSRLVLGVHYPLDVMGSRMVAERNVATYLNDARYQVLFKEARDQLRTALEKECGTSLAECARTAGKDDPYRSPDMKTFYRFTMSYNLPKADVKNTPVQVPQGAEILLKTAMPHLSDAQIRNLMVKTALPNGYPLSGNTEQSFWQRVDLTAAYAMAK
- a CDS encoding RES family NAD+ phosphorylase — its product is MFYRLVKEEYVSQAFNGYGAEKWGGRWNPPGTKAVYLSSSRALALLETVVHAGKTLLEQNRFVIFTLTIPESEIIALDSSKLPRGWEKYQQQEATQAIGAAFLNLESGYPLLMTVPSILTGEDNALFNPDHPSAADIIAHATSTPFTIDRRIKE
- a CDS encoding antitoxin Xre/MbcA/ParS toxin-binding domain-containing protein, producing the protein MSMTSALNHTRGARVFDPSLIPHADPSFMDQMGLPRNRLQAHKLITEGIDVGIVVRAATILKATPIDVAQMVSIDRNTYRRREKSGSQLSVDQGARIYQVFEVLDAVIHLFGGDPEVAMQWMYQPALALDGAQPMEMLSTPAGCDAILTLTGRLEHGVIV
- a CDS encoding DHCW motif cupin fold protein, with the protein product MQINQLPFGITDWSAIETETHPGDVGYALWRTQRFGDIRVRMVEYSAGYVADHWCSKGHILLCLEGEMVTELEDGRTFTLTPGVSYQVADNAEAHQSSTRQGAKLFIVD
- a CDS encoding FGGY-family carbohydrate kinase; protein product: MSQILGIDAGNTMIKAVLFDLSGRVLSVAECAGETHQPQEGYAERPVVDIWHGVSQAVSRCLQQAGTDAREVIAVGAAGHGNGLYALDKQQQPLFGIQSIDHRAMETVQALEASGADKAIYQLSLQKPWPAATPVLISWIKHHQPDRWAQLGHVLCAKDVIAHFLSGTISADYSDAAGAGLIDYRQRDYSPQLMALYGIEEALALLPPLCESCDVIGHVTDRASQLTGLPAGIPVVAGIFDVVASAIGSGVVRTGDASIVAGTWSINQVVVDKPDYLRPVFMNSIIEKDRFMAIEASATSAANLDWFLREFDDGRSGQGAARSSDTVAHVELNAQLPLYHPYLYSGRKSEPAKAGFYGLGGWHTRADMLFALFEGVTFAHRAHIDRLRAAGIPFTHATLSGGAARSCIWPQMFADVLGIPIRVAECKETGALGAALCAGVGVGVWPNLAAAVKQAVQITPGELLPRSERFAFHDARYRIFKKLELAMSEMWREVG